A window of the Ostrea edulis chromosome 1, xbOstEdul1.1, whole genome shotgun sequence genome harbors these coding sequences:
- the LOC125664736 gene encoding uncharacterized protein LOC125664736 codes for MKPTDQISRLPRKVEKNLHHFKASELQMWLLYYSIPSLMIFLPQEYLHHLGLLVEGSYLLLSDKITNQDLQRADYVLADIYREFAVLYGTNNCTLNLHNVGCHLTTYVRKFGPLWAWSCFQFEDLNGSILDSVHGTGDVCLQIMWMVQAQKRLSLDASHISNPIFKTFVEEMTHSNRRTVTIKQRAENCQIAGGITGISTENLPFENDIRALLDIEHDLGRLSKALRIVRGDVVFYSEHYSRMKKRIAYVVTTDPAASGINLAAVQYFILHHATNKCFAVIRPLRIHEGSPYVHNEVHHLIRVEKIDNQEKVILVESICEKVLFLNGNKDYACIARLPNLYGLCS; via the coding sequence ATGAAACCAACAGATCAAATTTCTCGTTTGCcaagaaaagttgaaaaaaatCTCCATCATTTTAAAGCTTCTGAACTACAGATGTGGCTGCTGTATTATTCAATTCCATCTCTGATGATCTTTCTGCCCCAGGAATATTTGCACCATTTAGGCCTCCTTGTAGAAGGCAGCTATCTTCTTCTGTCAGACAAGATAACAAACCAAGATTTGCAAAGAGCAGACTATGTTCTTGCCGATATTTACAGGGAATTTGCAGTTTTATATGGTACAAACAATTGCACCCTTAACTTGCATAATGTTGGCTGCCATTTAACAACATATGTTAGGAAGTTTGGACCTTTATGGGCATGGTCCTGTTTTCAGTTTGAGGACCTGAATGGTTCCATCCTTGATTCCGTCCATGGTACAGGAGATGTTTGCTTGCAAATAATGTGGATGGTGCAAGCCCAAAAACGTCTCTCTCTGGATGCCTCGCATATTTCCaatccaattttcaaaacttttgtgGAGGAAATGACCCATTCTAATAGAAGGACTGTCACCATCAAACAAAGAGCTGAGAATTGTCAAATAGCTGGGGGAATAACAGGCATTTCTACAGAAAATCTTCCATTCGAAAATGATATCCGAGCATTGTTAGACATTGAACATGATTTGGGAAGGCTATCAAAAGCACTCAGGATTGTTCGTGGTGATGTAGTATTCTACAGTGAACATTACAGTCGCATGAAAAAAAGGATTGCGTATGTTGTTACAACTGACCCTGCAGCCTCTGGAATTAATCTTGCAGCAGTTCAGTATTTTATCCTCCACCATGCAACAAACAAATGTTTTGCAGTAATTCGCCCTCTTCGTATCCATGAAGGCAGCCCATATGTTCATAATGAAGTACACCATCTTATCCGAGTTGAGAAGATAGACAACCAAGAGAAAGTGATCCTTGTTGAAAGTATTTGTGAAAAAGTGTTGTTTCTTAATGGAAACAAAGATTATGCTTGCATTGCTCGATTGCCAAATTTATATGGATTGTGTTCATGA